In a single window of the Limnochorda sp. L945t genome:
- a CDS encoding type II toxin-antitoxin system Phd/YefM family antitoxin translates to MERVAIRQLRDGLTTFLRRVRAGESLLITDRNTPIAQLTPVAPGHASLAGLVAQGWVDWGGGKPRGAARPARVREGRVSDLVVEARR, encoded by the coding sequence GTGGAGCGCGTAGCCATCCGGCAGTTGAGGGACGGGCTGACCACCTTCCTGCGCCGGGTGCGAGCGGGCGAGTCCTTGCTCATCACGGATCGCAACACGCCCATCGCCCAGCTGACCCCGGTGGCACCAGGACATGCCAGTCTGGCTGGGCTGGTTGCGCAAGGATGGGTCGACTGGGGGGGCGGCAAACCGCGAGGAGCGGCTCGCCCGGCTCGCGTACGTGAGGGCCGGGTTTCGGACCTGGTGGTCGAAGCTCGACGGTGA
- a CDS encoding type II toxin-antitoxin system VapC family toxin, protein MILYLDTSAIVKLYVDEDGSPLVRSAVEAAEVVATSRVAYAETRAALAAASRQGRIAEAERAVAAAAFRADWRSFCVVHVTQELVELAADLAEEKALRGFDAIHLASAVFLLQRTGQVVRFLAWDRRLNQAAAEMGLQVERESG, encoded by the coding sequence GTGATCCTCTACCTGGATACGAGCGCCATCGTCAAGCTCTACGTCGATGAGGATGGGTCGCCGCTCGTCCGGTCCGCAGTCGAGGCGGCCGAGGTAGTGGCCACTTCCCGCGTGGCCTACGCGGAGACTCGCGCCGCCCTGGCCGCAGCTTCCAGACAGGGGCGCATCGCTGAGGCCGAGCGGGCCGTGGCCGCGGCAGCGTTCCGGGCAGACTGGCGGTCGTTTTGCGTGGTCCACGTGACCCAGGAATTGGTGGAGCTGGCCGCCGACCTGGCAGAGGAGAAGGCACTACGGGGGTTTGACGCCATCCACCTTGCCTCAGCCGTGTTTCTCCTACAGCGTACCGGTCAGGTCGTCCGTTTCCTGGCGTGGGATCGCCGCTTGAACCAGGCAGCAGCGGAGATGGGGTTGCAGGTCGAACGGGAGAGCGGATAG
- a CDS encoding ABC transporter permease, producing MNTGVIPISDAQLALSVVLVLLAGGVSAALQLGLLRPLLVGTLRTFVQLMLIGYVLAFIFESNRPWLLFLVAVAMTAVATQAATARTRDVARYPRELAFAALFASSVLVGGIVVGLIIRPEPWYSARVAIPIFGMILGNSMNGVALALQRLYGSTRARLAEVEELLAFGATPWEAVRESVKEAVRTGMTPTINSMMVVGLVSLPGMMTGQILGGADPRQAVRYQIVVMLMISAAVALGCLVLVLSAYRRLFTADGALDPELQRSRSDRP from the coding sequence GTGAACACCGGCGTCATCCCCATCAGCGACGCGCAGCTCGCCCTCTCGGTGGTGCTGGTGCTCCTGGCCGGCGGCGTATCGGCGGCGCTGCAGCTCGGCTTGCTGCGCCCGCTCCTCGTGGGCACGCTGCGCACGTTCGTCCAGCTCATGCTCATCGGCTACGTGCTGGCCTTCATCTTCGAGTCCAACCGCCCCTGGCTCCTCTTCCTGGTCGCCGTGGCCATGACCGCCGTGGCAACCCAGGCGGCCACCGCGCGCACGAGGGACGTCGCGCGCTACCCGAGGGAGCTGGCCTTTGCGGCGCTTTTCGCCAGCTCGGTGCTCGTAGGGGGCATCGTGGTCGGGCTCATCATCCGCCCGGAGCCCTGGTACTCCGCCCGCGTTGCCATCCCCATCTTCGGGATGATCCTGGGCAACTCCATGAACGGCGTCGCCCTGGCACTCCAGCGCCTCTACGGCTCCACCCGGGCGAGGCTTGCGGAAGTCGAGGAACTGCTCGCTTTCGGCGCGACCCCGTGGGAAGCCGTGCGGGAGTCCGTCAAAGAGGCCGTGCGCACCGGCATGACCCCCACCATCAACTCGATGATGGTGGTGGGCCTGGTGAGCCTGCCGGGGATGATGACCGGCCAGATCCTCGGGGGTGCCGACCCCCGTCAGGCGGTGCGGTACCAGATCGTCGTGATGCTCATGATCTCGGCCGCCGTCGCCCTGGGCTGCCTGGTGCTGGTGCTCTCCGCCTACCGGCGCCTGTTCACGGCCGACGGGGCCCTCGACCCGGAGCTGCAGCGCAGCCGCTCGGACCGGCCGTAG
- a CDS encoding ABC transporter ATP-binding protein yields MTSDSACGPVLRFDRLVCEPARGLRRIVASGTVPEGGALVLRGPSGAGKSTLLRALARLVPIVSGRVWLAGRDMGEFSPPLWRRLVHYLAQRPVVFDGSALDNVLVPYRLRIFKDLPPPGRDRVVEAMTRLGLSDPAQDARTLSGGELARVALLRAVFAGPSVLLLDEPTAALDADTRRTVLQFLGTWVKARPGRGLVLVSHVEEDGGAFSPVTAVDLHHNGTGAAP; encoded by the coding sequence ATGACGAGCGACTCCGCTTGCGGGCCCGTTCTTCGTTTCGATCGACTGGTGTGCGAGCCGGCCAGGGGCTTGCGCCGCATCGTCGCCTCCGGGACGGTCCCCGAAGGGGGCGCGCTGGTGCTGCGTGGCCCGTCCGGTGCGGGCAAGTCGACCCTGCTGCGGGCCCTTGCCCGCCTGGTGCCCATCGTCTCCGGCCGGGTGTGGCTGGCCGGGCGGGACATGGGGGAGTTCTCTCCCCCGCTCTGGCGCCGGCTCGTGCACTACCTGGCCCAGCGCCCCGTGGTCTTCGACGGCAGCGCGCTCGACAACGTCCTGGTGCCGTACCGGCTGCGGATCTTCAAGGACCTCCCGCCCCCCGGTCGGGACCGGGTCGTCGAGGCCATGACCCGGCTGGGCCTGAGCGACCCTGCCCAGGACGCCCGCACCCTGTCGGGTGGGGAACTGGCCCGGGTGGCCCTGCTCCGGGCCGTCTTCGCCGGCCCGTCCGTGCTCTTGCTCGACGAACCGACCGCAGCCCTCGACGCCGATACCCGCCGCACGGTGCTGCAGTTCCTCGGGACATGGGTGAAGGCCCGGCCAGGCCGAGGTCTCGTGCTGGTTTCCCACGTGGAGGAAGACGGCGGAGCCTTTTCTCCCGTGACCGCGGTCGACCTCCACCACAACGGGACGGGGGCGGCCCCGTGA
- a CDS encoding sulfite exporter TauE/SafE family protein: MGRLLFLALVGLIAQLVDGSMGMAYGVSSASLLTLAGIAPAVVSATVHVAELVTTALSGLAHWRVGNVRWRLVGAIALPGMVGAFLGATALSHVPGHLARPYVSVLLLSLGAYILVRCVRDARGQGPGQASLPAAGGSRPGARPGRPWLLALIGGVAGFADAVGGGGWGPVATPLLLARKEAAPRQVIGSVDTAEFLVTAAASAGFLAARGTQAVQPAWVLALMAGGAVAAPLAAYIVSRMPQRLLAAAVGGMVVLVNLPVVLQAAGLPERLRPLVVVPAGLLGVASLLLALGSRPRRPVRALPARPAQPPQAWQQPPAERVVWERSGR, translated from the coding sequence ATGGGAAGACTGCTCTTCCTGGCGCTGGTCGGCCTGATCGCCCAGCTCGTGGACGGCTCCATGGGCATGGCGTACGGAGTCTCTTCCGCGAGCCTGCTGACGCTGGCGGGTATCGCTCCCGCCGTGGTGTCGGCGACGGTGCACGTGGCCGAGCTGGTCACGACCGCCCTGTCGGGGCTCGCCCACTGGCGGGTCGGCAACGTCCGATGGCGCCTGGTGGGCGCCATCGCCCTCCCGGGGATGGTGGGCGCGTTCTTGGGGGCGACGGCGCTTTCCCACGTACCGGGTCACCTGGCCCGGCCGTACGTCTCCGTGTTGCTGCTGTCGCTCGGTGCTTACATCCTGGTGCGCTGCGTGCGAGACGCCCGGGGGCAGGGTCCGGGCCAAGCCTCCCTGCCCGCCGCCGGCGGGAGCCGGCCCGGAGCGCGTCCCGGTCGCCCGTGGTTGCTCGCCCTCATCGGCGGGGTCGCCGGCTTTGCCGACGCGGTGGGAGGGGGCGGCTGGGGGCCCGTCGCCACCCCGCTGCTGCTGGCCCGTAAGGAGGCCGCTCCCCGGCAGGTCATCGGTTCGGTCGACACGGCGGAGTTTCTGGTGACGGCGGCTGCCTCGGCAGGTTTTCTCGCCGCAAGGGGAACGCAGGCCGTCCAGCCGGCCTGGGTGCTCGCCCTGATGGCAGGCGGAGCGGTCGCGGCCCCTCTGGCGGCCTACATCGTGAGCCGGATGCCCCAGCGCCTGCTGGCCGCGGCCGTGGGCGGCATGGTGGTGCTGGTCAACCTGCCCGTCGTACTGCAGGCTGCGGGCCTTCCCGAACGGCTTCGCCCGCTGGTGGTCGTGCCCGCGGGGCTCTTGGGGGTGGCGAGCCTCCTGCTGGCCCTCGGCTCCCGCCCGCGCCGCCCCGTGCGGGCCCTTCCCGCCCGTCCTGCCCAGCCTCCTCAGGCCTGGCAGCAGCCCCCGGCCGAGCGGGTGGTATGGGAGCGGAGCGGGCGCTGA
- a CDS encoding DNA-methyltransferase yields the protein MARRTRTSSFGVSKRESHDASGFYSRTLYANGLPALSLAPAPEPAAPPEPAAASFQPPSAARSVPWTPPEQWADRIYCHTSEAMDHVPDGSVGLAFTSPPYNDGKEYDADVDLRAYLALIGRVAAEVYRVLKPGGRYVVNVANLGRKPYVPMHAYFYAVHSAAGFLPAGEIIWRKGKSMSGSCAWGSWRSARAPRLRDVHEYLLVFAKGEFRRPDAGESDIPAEEFLEATISVWDIPPESARRVGHPAPFPVALAERVIRLYSYVGDVVLDPFCGSGSTCVAARLAGRHYVGYDIVPEYCELARHRLAALPSPPRPS from the coding sequence GTGGCGCGCAGGACCCGGACCTCCAGCTTCGGGGTCTCCAAGCGGGAGAGCCATGACGCCTCGGGCTTCTACTCGCGCACCCTGTATGCCAACGGCCTGCCTGCGCTGAGCCTCGCGCCCGCCCCTGAGCCGGCGGCCCCTCCGGAGCCGGCAGCCGCCTCTTTCCAGCCCCCATCGGCCGCCCGTTCCGTGCCCTGGACGCCGCCGGAGCAGTGGGCGGACCGCATCTACTGCCACACGTCCGAGGCGATGGACCACGTGCCGGACGGAAGCGTGGGCCTCGCCTTCACTTCGCCCCCGTACAACGACGGCAAGGAGTACGACGCGGACGTCGACCTGCGTGCGTACCTCGCTCTCATCGGCCGGGTCGCCGCCGAAGTGTACCGCGTGCTCAAGCCGGGCGGGCGCTACGTGGTCAACGTGGCCAACCTGGGGCGCAAACCCTACGTGCCCATGCACGCGTATTTCTACGCCGTTCACTCCGCCGCCGGCTTCTTGCCGGCCGGGGAGATCATCTGGCGCAAGGGCAAGAGCATGAGCGGCAGCTGCGCGTGGGGCAGCTGGCGTTCGGCGCGGGCTCCGCGGCTGCGAGACGTCCACGAGTATCTGCTGGTGTTCGCCAAAGGGGAGTTTCGCCGGCCCGATGCCGGGGAGTCGGACATCCCGGCGGAGGAGTTCCTCGAAGCCACGATCTCCGTGTGGGACATCCCGCCCGAGTCGGCGCGCAGGGTCGGCCACCCGGCCCCGTTCCCGGTGGCGCTGGCGGAGCGGGTCATTCGCCTTTACTCCTACGTGGGCGACGTGGTGCTCGACCCGTTTTGCGGCTCGGGCTCTACGTGCGTCGCGGCCCGCCTTGCGGGGCGACATTACGTGGGCTACGACATCGTCCCCGAATACTGCGAACTGGCCCGCCACCGGCTGGCGGCCCTCCCCTCGCCGCCCCGGCCCAGCTAG
- the thiL gene encoding thiamine-phosphate kinase → MSHPVSGLGEFALIRRLAARLGPARRDVVVGIGDDVAAVEVRADRYLLMTCDAQVEGVHFLPGVTPPERVGRKAAAVNLSDIAAAGGRPTHFLVSLLLPPDTAVEWMEAAYDGIAHEAALFGADVVGGNVARAGQLALDLTLLGEVERDRIVRRAGARPGDLVLVTGSPGMARAGLALLKQPAPGLADEERRRLVDAYQLPVPRIREARAMGDVGGVTAMIDVSDGLAADLGHICDESGVGLRLLARSLPVDEGMGRLARSLGVDPLEWVLGGGDDYELALTARPGRAEALQRAVHDATGTPLTVIGEIVPREAGRHLVLDGGQEVPLTVAGWEHFGAGHP, encoded by the coding sequence ATGAGCCATCCGGTCTCCGGCCTGGGAGAGTTTGCGCTGATCCGGCGGCTTGCCGCCAGGCTCGGGCCTGCTCGCCGGGACGTGGTCGTGGGGATCGGCGACGACGTCGCGGCCGTGGAAGTCCGCGCCGACCGCTACCTGCTCATGACCTGCGACGCACAGGTGGAGGGAGTGCACTTCCTGCCCGGCGTCACGCCCCCAGAACGGGTCGGCCGCAAGGCGGCGGCGGTCAACCTGAGCGACATCGCGGCGGCCGGGGGACGGCCCACCCACTTCCTCGTGTCGCTCCTGCTCCCGCCCGACACGGCCGTGGAGTGGATGGAGGCGGCCTACGACGGGATCGCCCACGAGGCGGCCCTCTTCGGGGCAGACGTGGTGGGGGGTAACGTCGCGCGGGCCGGCCAGCTCGCGCTCGATCTCACCCTCCTGGGCGAGGTGGAGCGCGACCGGATCGTGCGCCGAGCCGGCGCGAGACCGGGGGATCTCGTGCTCGTGACCGGGTCTCCCGGGATGGCCCGGGCGGGCCTGGCGCTGCTGAAGCAGCCCGCCCCCGGCCTGGCGGACGAGGAGCGCCGGAGGCTCGTGGACGCCTACCAGCTCCCCGTGCCCCGCATCCGGGAGGCTCGCGCCATGGGCGACGTGGGGGGAGTCACGGCGATGATCGACGTGAGCGATGGGCTCGCGGCCGACCTGGGCCACATTTGCGACGAGAGCGGCGTGGGCCTGCGCCTGCTGGCTCGGTCCTTGCCGGTCGACGAGGGGATGGGCCGGCTGGCCCGCAGCCTGGGCGTCGATCCGCTGGAGTGGGTGCTTGGCGGCGGCGACGACTACGAGCTCGCGCTCACGGCCCGCCCCGGTCGAGCGGAAGCGTTGCAGCGGGCGGTGCACGACGCGACCGGTACCCCCCTGACCGTCATCGGAGAGATCGTGCCCCGGGAGGCGGGGCGGCATCTGGTGCTCGACGGTGGCCAGGAAGTTCCCCTCACCGTGGCCGGGTGGGAGCATTTCGGCGCTGGCCACCCTTGA
- a CDS encoding ATP-binding cassette domain-containing protein, producing MQQHLQDRHPGRVAVSLDHGPAVLALLALVGLWEAAVRLGEVSPWVLPAPSRVARALWESRVLLLAHAAPTLVEAAAGTALALWAGALFGAVVHATPLARRALYPLLVGTQSLPVIVVAPLLTIWLGYGILPKVVLVAFTGFFPIAVAVADGLQSAVPEMLRLVRSMGGGGWQLFWKVRVPSALPSFFTGVKVSITYALIAAVVSEWMGASEGLGVFMSRSARAFQTDRLFAAVVGVSALSAALFLAVEGLARFAMPWHYGRAAPRRRRPAATALVAAAEGDGPGNGTETPLSAMSPGAQTSRATLVVEGISKRFRMPSGDEVGVLEGVSLSVRPNELVALIGPSGCGKSTLLHIVAGVEAPDAGHIRLSGSDITGRTGLVRLMPQQDLLMPWRTVLGNCLMGPEVQRRNLAAARARALAMLPLFGLSGFEHVYPALLSGGMRQRASLLRTVLAGEGPLLLDEPFGALDALTRRRMWAWLLHVRARLGVSVLLITHDVEEAVALADRVYVLSPRPARVIAERRVRERPGEPLEARRSQELRHELLEALGVPPSTVAVWGADAVRG from the coding sequence GTGCAACAGCACCTGCAGGACCGCCACCCGGGCCGGGTGGCGGTTTCGTTGGACCACGGCCCGGCCGTACTCGCGCTCCTGGCATTGGTGGGCCTCTGGGAGGCCGCCGTCCGCCTCGGCGAGGTGAGCCCGTGGGTCTTGCCGGCGCCTTCCCGGGTGGCCCGGGCCCTCTGGGAGAGCCGCGTCCTCCTGCTGGCTCACGCCGCGCCCACCCTGGTCGAGGCGGCGGCCGGGACGGCCCTCGCGCTGTGGGCCGGCGCCCTTTTCGGCGCGGTGGTCCATGCGACTCCGCTGGCCCGCCGGGCGCTCTACCCCCTGCTGGTCGGCACCCAGAGCCTGCCGGTCATCGTGGTGGCGCCCTTGCTCACCATCTGGCTGGGGTACGGCATCCTGCCCAAGGTGGTGCTGGTCGCGTTCACCGGCTTTTTCCCGATTGCCGTGGCCGTGGCCGACGGCCTGCAATCGGCGGTTCCCGAGATGCTGCGCTTGGTGCGGTCGATGGGCGGAGGGGGGTGGCAGCTCTTCTGGAAAGTGCGGGTGCCCTCGGCGCTCCCGTCCTTCTTCACGGGGGTCAAGGTCTCCATCACCTACGCGCTCATCGCGGCCGTGGTCTCCGAGTGGATGGGCGCGAGCGAGGGGCTCGGGGTCTTCATGTCGCGGTCGGCGCGGGCCTTTCAGACCGACCGGCTCTTCGCGGCCGTGGTCGGCGTGAGCGCCTTGAGTGCCGCGCTCTTCCTGGCGGTGGAGGGGCTGGCCCGGTTCGCCATGCCGTGGCACTACGGCCGGGCGGCCCCCCGCCGGCGCCGTCCTGCTGCCACGGCCCTCGTCGCGGCTGCCGAGGGCGACGGCCCGGGCAACGGGACGGAGACGCCCCTCTCCGCCATGTCGCCCGGCGCACAGACCTCCCGCGCAACGCTCGTAGTCGAAGGCATCTCCAAGCGTTTTCGGATGCCCTCGGGTGACGAGGTCGGGGTGCTGGAGGGCGTCAGCCTGTCCGTGCGGCCGAACGAGCTGGTGGCGCTCATCGGCCCCAGCGGATGCGGCAAGAGCACCCTGCTGCACATCGTCGCCGGGGTCGAGGCGCCCGACGCAGGCCACATCCGTCTGTCGGGGTCGGATATCACGGGGCGTACGGGCCTGGTGCGCCTCATGCCCCAGCAGGACCTGCTCATGCCCTGGCGGACCGTGCTGGGCAACTGCCTGATGGGCCCCGAGGTACAACGTCGCAACCTTGCGGCAGCCCGAGCCCGAGCCCTGGCCATGCTACCCTTGTTTGGGCTGAGCGGCTTCGAGCACGTCTATCCGGCTTTGCTGTCCGGTGGCATGCGACAACGGGCCAGCCTGCTGCGGACCGTGCTCGCCGGGGAGGGGCCCCTCTTGCTGGACGAACCGTTCGGAGCGCTGGACGCGCTGACGCGCCGGCGCATGTGGGCGTGGCTGCTGCACGTGCGGGCCAGGCTCGGGGTCTCCGTTCTCCTGATCACCCACGACGTGGAAGAGGCCGTGGCCCTGGCCGACCGCGTGTACGTCCTGAGCCCGCGACCTGCACGGGTCATCGCGGAGCGGCGCGTCCGGGAGCGGCCCGGGGAGCCTCTCGAGGCGCGCCGCTCCCAGGAGCTGCGCCACGAACTGTTGGAGGCGCTGGGCGTGCCGCCGTCAACCGTGGCCGTTTGGGGAGCCGACGCTGTCCGGGGGTGA
- a CDS encoding thioredoxin domain-containing protein, producing the protein MEGNPAAAPRPNRLVHEASLYLRQHAHQPVDWYPWGEEALERARREDRPIFLSVGYSACHWCHVMAHESFEDPAIAELLNRHFVCIKVDREERPDVDQVYQAVCQLLTGQGGWPLTVFLTPDLQPFYAGTYFPPAPRYGRPGLPQVAEACAKAYRERPDELRHHAGQITRALGELLRPLSIPPPEPGRAGEEAEPAAGSIPRAVDRVLQQADGLAGGFGRLPKFPQASTLELLLRAAWRFGHARAMTQLALTLRRMAQGGLFDQVGGGFHRYSVDRWWKVPHFEKMLYDNALLVPLYARVGQWRSPELTAVAHQTLDWMLREMQVEGGGFAASLDADSPGEDGRPGEGYYYRWRPVDLEAALPDREQRVEAAQALDILSGDEAADARLALALEQLAGDAPPGWLEEAPTVPGRLPRLPEAGEERTGGLTPEARSAMANHRAARRARPGRDEKVLLGWHALAISALTWGYRTAGEPQQARRYLKAALDGWDFVTERLTHPALGLLHAPATPDGRAVPAFCDDYAFAALAALDLFACTLDRRYLEWAERRAEEAFRQFHEDGAYFLSGTHHASPIGRSQDVWDQATPSPNAAMAAVHARLAALLDDPRHLERGRHVVEAAWPLMRQHVSGTAALWCALDRLDGGTSTLTAMTASVAAAREGLAGALRLPHPSLELRWEAAQGDGAYVLCTGTRCERPEANLKTLLARLRPALA; encoded by the coding sequence ATGGAGGGCAATCCGGCGGCGGCGCCTCGACCCAACCGTCTCGTCCACGAAGCCAGTCTCTATCTGCGCCAGCACGCCCACCAACCCGTGGACTGGTACCCCTGGGGAGAAGAGGCGCTGGAGCGCGCCCGCCGGGAAGACCGCCCCATCTTCCTCAGCGTCGGCTACAGCGCGTGCCACTGGTGCCACGTGATGGCCCACGAGTCGTTCGAGGATCCGGCCATCGCGGAGCTGCTCAACCGTCACTTCGTGTGCATCAAGGTCGACCGGGAAGAGCGGCCCGACGTGGACCAGGTGTACCAGGCGGTCTGCCAGCTCCTGACCGGCCAGGGGGGCTGGCCGCTGACCGTCTTTCTCACGCCCGACCTGCAGCCCTTCTATGCCGGCACTTACTTCCCTCCTGCTCCCCGCTACGGCCGGCCCGGGCTGCCTCAGGTGGCCGAGGCGTGTGCGAAGGCGTACCGGGAACGGCCGGACGAGCTTCGTCACCACGCCGGGCAGATCACCCGGGCTCTCGGCGAGCTGTTGCGCCCGCTTTCGATCCCTCCCCCGGAGCCGGGACGAGCCGGTGAGGAGGCGGAGCCGGCCGCCGGCTCCATCCCCCGGGCGGTCGACCGGGTGCTGCAACAGGCCGACGGCCTGGCGGGCGGCTTCGGGCGCTTGCCCAAGTTTCCGCAGGCCTCGACCCTGGAACTGTTGCTGCGGGCCGCGTGGCGCTTCGGCCACGCGCGGGCCATGACGCAGCTGGCGCTGACGCTCCGCCGCATGGCCCAGGGCGGCCTGTTCGACCAGGTCGGCGGGGGATTCCACCGGTACAGCGTCGACCGCTGGTGGAAGGTGCCCCACTTCGAGAAGATGCTGTACGACAACGCCCTGCTGGTTCCCCTCTATGCCCGGGTAGGGCAGTGGCGGTCCCCGGAGCTGACGGCCGTCGCTCATCAGACGCTCGACTGGATGCTCAGGGAGATGCAGGTGGAAGGCGGGGGGTTCGCCGCGTCGCTCGACGCCGACTCCCCCGGCGAGGACGGGCGGCCTGGAGAGGGCTACTACTACCGGTGGAGGCCGGTCGACCTCGAGGCGGCGCTCCCGGATCGGGAGCAGCGCGTCGAGGCGGCGCAGGCTCTCGATATCCTGTCGGGCGACGAAGCCGCCGACGCGCGGCTGGCCCTCGCCCTCGAGCAACTGGCCGGCGACGCCCCGCCCGGATGGCTCGAGGAGGCTCCCACGGTCCCCGGCCGCCTCCCCCGGTTGCCCGAGGCCGGCGAGGAGCGAACAGGCGGCCTGACGCCCGAAGCGCGGTCGGCCATGGCGAACCACCGGGCCGCGCGCCGGGCGCGCCCCGGCAGAGACGAGAAGGTCCTCCTCGGATGGCACGCCCTGGCGATATCGGCGCTCACCTGGGGCTACCGGACGGCGGGCGAGCCCCAACAGGCCCGGCGTTATCTGAAGGCGGCCCTCGACGGATGGGACTTCGTGACCGAGCGCCTGACTCATCCGGCGCTGGGATTGTTGCATGCTCCCGCCACCCCGGACGGGCGCGCCGTGCCGGCGTTTTGCGACGATTACGCCTTTGCGGCGCTGGCGGCGCTCGACCTGTTCGCCTGCACGCTCGACCGCCGGTACCTGGAGTGGGCGGAGCGCCGAGCCGAGGAGGCGTTCCGGCAGTTCCACGAGGACGGCGCCTACTTCCTGAGCGGCACGCACCACGCCTCGCCGATCGGGCGTTCTCAGGACGTCTGGGACCAGGCGACCCCGTCACCCAACGCGGCCATGGCGGCGGTGCATGCCCGCCTCGCCGCTCTCCTGGACGACCCCCGGCACCTGGAGCGGGGACGCCACGTCGTCGAGGCGGCCTGGCCCCTCATGCGACAGCACGTTTCGGGCACGGCCGCGCTGTGGTGTGCACTCGACCGGTTGGACGGCGGTACCTCCACCCTGACCGCCATGACGGCCTCGGTGGCTGCTGCGCGCGAGGGGCTGGCAGGCGCTCTGCGCCTTCCTCACCCGTCCCTGGAACTCCGCTGGGAGGCGGCACAAGGCGACGGCGCGTACGTCCTGTGCACGGGGACCCGGTGCGAACGGCCCGAGGCCAACCTAAAGACCCTGCTGGCCAGGCTGCGACCGGCGCTTGCGTGA
- a CDS encoding C-GCAxxG-C-C family protein, whose translation MAQSEGRGAGVSRRDLLATTGGFAGGFVLGALFAGKGLPPSRAAAGDVPEWPWPYTKLDPDAVAVKAHQAFYEGGCHYAVAKAVLSELREKVGYPYTVLPYDMFRYGEGGVVGWGSLCGALNGAGVVINLVSAKPAYQQLTNEVVGWYTQAEIPHYVPQGKEPMPTSVAGSPLCHVSVSKWATASGMGAESKERAERCARLCADVARRTVELLNSKQDGTFKAAFTPAAGIKDCLSCHGKEDLNNVREIKMNCIQCHEPHT comes from the coding sequence ATGGCGCAGAGCGAAGGGCGAGGAGCCGGCGTTTCGCGACGCGACCTGCTGGCGACCACGGGAGGATTTGCCGGGGGTTTCGTGCTGGGAGCACTGTTCGCGGGCAAAGGGCTGCCTCCGTCCCGGGCGGCCGCCGGCGACGTGCCGGAGTGGCCCTGGCCATACACCAAACTCGATCCCGACGCGGTGGCCGTCAAGGCGCACCAGGCCTTTTACGAGGGCGGCTGCCACTACGCGGTCGCGAAGGCCGTCTTGAGCGAGTTGCGGGAGAAGGTCGGATACCCGTACACCGTGCTGCCATATGACATGTTCCGCTACGGCGAGGGCGGCGTGGTCGGGTGGGGGTCGCTTTGCGGTGCGCTCAACGGAGCCGGCGTGGTCATCAACCTGGTCTCCGCCAAACCCGCCTACCAGCAACTTACCAACGAGGTCGTGGGATGGTACACCCAGGCCGAGATCCCGCACTACGTCCCACAAGGGAAGGAGCCCATGCCCACCAGCGTGGCAGGTTCCCCTCTGTGCCACGTCTCAGTCAGCAAGTGGGCCACGGCCTCCGGGATGGGCGCCGAGTCCAAGGAGCGGGCCGAGCGCTGTGCCCGGTTGTGCGCCGACGTGGCGCGGCGCACGGTCGAGCTGCTCAACAGCAAGCAGGATGGGACGTTCAAGGCGGCCTTCACGCCTGCCGCTGGGATCAAGGACTGCCTCAGCTGCCACGGCAAAGAGGATCTCAACAACGTCCGCGAGATCAAGATGAACTGCATCCAGTGCCACGAGCCTCACACGTGA